From Hydra vulgaris chromosome 15, alternate assembly HydraT2T_AEP, one genomic window encodes:
- the LOC136092270 gene encoding uncharacterized protein LOC136092270, translating to MAGVAIFHLQLLKSFLQKHNKNVVSKALFGDIGKDGIIFQLQALGLIGKVITGPWMKLVYGNVLQKSNLELVPMFQICHQRITQMKQSSNDLLSTDLDIFGQKLVFDEVHKSLLKITDITLLNKITSTLLSSIECVIHR from the exons ATGGCTGGAGTTGCTATATTCCATCTACAGCTGCTAAAGTCATTTCTTCAGAA ACACAACAAAAATGTTGTGAGTAAAGCTCTTTTTGGGGACATCGGTAAAGATGGCATCATCTTTCAGCTGCAAGCTCTAGGATTGATTGGAAAAGTAATTACAGGCCCGTGGATGAAACTAGTTTATGGCAATGTATTGCAGAAATCTAATCTTGAactg GTACCCATGTTCCAGATTTGTCATCAAAGAATCACCCAGATGAAACAAAGTTCCAATGATTTGTTGTCAACAGATCTAGATATTTTTGGGCAAAAATTAGTGTTTGACGAGGTGCACAAGTCATTGCTGAAAATAACTGATATAACGCTCCTCAACAAAATAACATCAACTCTTCTGAGTTCTATTGAGTGTGTTATTCATAGATAA